The genomic region ACTGTTAATATGATGCTATTTTTTtggtttatatttgtttctattGTTCTACAAATTGACTTGTGGTTAGACAAGAGTGAGTGGAGCAAAGAACAATGGTAAACTTAAATATATTGTCATGTGACTTGAGGGCCAATACTTTTCACAGAGTAGTATAAAACTATACTACGTCTACAACATTGATGCTACACGTTGCTCTAAACCACAGCAGCACCTTGAAATGATCATCTGCAGCATATTATGATCATGTTTCATTCAATTTTATTAAAGAGAAATGTGTGGAATAGTTATGTTTTCATaagatttttgaaaattgaaaGCGACTCTACCCACCAATAAGCAAAAGTGCTTGCTCCTGCCAAGAAACCTTGAAGCCCATACACAGAAGACTTAAGCTAGGCCAGAGCTCTACTAGTGATGTCCTAATCAGAGGGTTCAGACTGGAGGATGTGATGGTTCACAGTTTCTAATATTAAGACGGaagactgagctgcagcttcacacCCACATTACCCACATTACAGCATCATTACAATCATTACTAAAGTGGCAATATGTTTGTATGAtcaatgtgttttattgattaCTACTAATAAAACAGTGACTCATAAAGGTGTATGCTAACCCAATACTGCAGCTGAAAGGTTGAGTCAGACTCAGTACTCAtgcagtttgatgcagagagctgtgacctccatgttgacttgctgctgactgaacatgtgactgaagtgtaatgtagaTGCACAAAAgcgtcacttcctgtttttttttttttttgtgaactCTTATAGCAGCCCCTGCAGTACAACATTCACAGTGTGATGTCATTAAACATGCAAAGTCTTATGACACAAATTTCAATAAACAGACATTAAGTGACTgacatttatcttttattgctattaaataaataaaatgtaaaatattcaattttgttacaaatattaaatgtgcAAGATCTGTGCACTGTAAtggtttaaaataatgttaatatactCACTGTATAcgtatatactatactatagaATGACACTGCATGCTTCATCCATGGTGTCAGCTATGATGCAGTACAAGTAACATGTACCAACCCACACTTTCCACAGAGTTTCTCAGAGCTGTTCTAGAGTGGAAAGTGGAAATAAGTAGTCTGTGTGGTTTAGAAACTCTATCGCCCCCTTGATTCTCTGAATGCAGGAAAGGAAGTCAGCAGGCTGCAGGGACTTTTCCCACTGTCCCGCACTCCATCGGAATAACATGCCTGCTGGTATCAGTTTCACTCTGTAGAGgtttttaaataacttaaaatgcatttatacGCCCTACATTGCAAGACATTtaggttgtttttattatggTCCCATGTCAAAACAGGTCAAATTTGACCTGGACAGTATGGAAGTATATGTAAAACAGCCACAGTACTCAACATGTGCCAATGTCAGCTTAGAAAAACAGGCTGGATAATAACACATGCAAATGGACAAAAAGATCCTCGTCATGTGGCTTGAGTCCCACTGGCTGGCTTTACCAGGAAGCTGCTGTAATTCTCCACGATCATGTACTGTTTGGTTCTTGATATCGTcttctattcttttttttctttactgtccTCTCAACCGGTCAAGGCACATGGCAAATCACTGAGTATAGTTCTACTGGATGTTTCTTCTGTCAAAGTTAGGTTTTCCCCCTTAAGCAGTACTGCTAAAGGGGAATTGTTGGGTTCAAATGATTCTGTTGTGAGTTGGAGCAAAGTAAGTTGAACTGAATCAAATTAATAACTGGATATTAGTAACACACTATTTTGACCTTTACATTAGCTTTTAGTTAGCTTTCTCCATCAtgacagttacatttacatccAGGTGGACATGAGTTAGTTTTTTTAACTGAGTTTTTCACGGTAAAGTAGTAGTATCAACAGCAGCATCATAGGCACCATCACTGTGGTGAACAAAGTCCTCAGGATGAGGGAGATGTGACGGCAGTGTTCTGAGGAGGAGGGATGAGTCTCAGTGTGAAGTGCTACAAAGATGACTgagaaacaaatttaaattgaatgtgtttattacaaGCAGCATTTCATTGAACCAATGCATTTATTTTAGTGAGTtctgtacattttcttttagcTTTATAAAACTGCACGTTTTTGCTCTGATTCAGCGCTATCCGGTGTTTTTCCTCACAGTGGAACTGTTCAGTCTTGAATTGTGAAGCtgtgaaacattatttattgttgtctAATTAACTATCTTCCGACTGAAGAAGCTTTTAGTTGGGcagtgaaacataaaaacctAATGAGAAGgcagtccagttgccatgacttaacACCCAGAGAGCTTCACATGGATGACAAaaaatcttcactgacatctctatttatggttttatttcagttaaaGCACTGCAGTGTCTCACCTCTGACAATGAaccagctctctgctgattctccagctccagagatgctgcacttgtagagtccttcatcagatttggaaacattttggatgatcatgtttcctgtagagctgttACTGATCAAGactccatctttatagaaatcagctgaggtctgtgaggaagtcgtcttgtttctacaagtcagagttacagcttctccctccatcacaggaagagcaggaatttccaggatcactgaaccatctgaacaacaaggatgtaaaagctgatttaatgatacactcatgttgagtttatgacaaaatgttgttgtcatgataaaaacttaccagtgacagtgatgttgacactgttgcttCTTTTACCCCCTCCAGCACTACACCAGTATTCACCACTATCATCTGTATAAAAATTTGTAATGCtgcaggacgaccctgttgGTGTTctcttattagttttattacatgagGGTATTTTCCCTTTAGGCTCTTGTACAACTTCACAATGAAAGAGCCCTTCACAGTAAAACGTTACtgactcatattcaaagaactgtgctctgtttggatgaATATGTagagaagctgcatctgaagcaaagaagagaaaaaagattCATGAACAGCTGCAAGCCCCTCAGTAATCCAGGTCATATTtatcccccccaaaaaacagtTTAGAGCCAGTCAGTCAGATCTGATTAAGCCTTCTAGATGTAACTTTAAGATATGATATAACTTTAAACAAGCTGGAATATATTTTAgcagaataaagaaataaaatttgtACCAGTGGAAAATGACCTTTTTGACCTGTGACAATTGAAATGTGATGCTTACTGCAGTTTACAACAGGGATAATAAGTAAACATTTATTATCCCTGCTGAATGTGTTCAGCAGGGATAATAAGTAAACATTTATTATCCCTGCTGAATGTGTTCAGCAAGTAAATAAGTGGTACTTACAAACTTTGTGATCATGTTCACACAGGAGCATCATCACTATCGtcactaaagaaaaaaatagatatGTGTCTTATTGAGATCAGTTTCTATTAAATCTCATACTTGAGAACTCGGTACTGGGGCTAAAAGTTTGTTCTATAAACTATAACTATATAGACTCAGTACTCACGCAGTCTGATGCcgagagctgtgacctccatgttgtcctGCTGCTGAATGAACCTCAGACTGAAGTGTAACGTAGGTGGAAAGgtgtttctcttcctgtttttcccACCTCCAGATATATATATGTTGTCAACATCAGGATTTAATTTTTGTCCTTTTAGTTTTATATGTAACTCTCACACAAACTTAATTCATCAGTCGTGTACCAGCCTCTGTAGTGCAACATTCTCACTATCATTTTACATACAATATTACCTATAATGCAGTTATTGTAAATATATAGTTACATACAGAAGGTTTGACATGCTGTACATGGGACTGATTTTGATCTTTTACTGATattatactaaataataaaactgtcactGGTCTGCTTCTGTAAGCTTTTACAGGCACATATCTCTTGTGTTATGTCTGTTTATCAGACATCAGTAGAGTTTTGATAACGCACAGTCAGCTAACTTTCACTTCC from Anabas testudineus chromosome 18, fAnaTes1.2, whole genome shotgun sequence harbors:
- the LOC113168293 gene encoding sialoadhesin-like, with translation MEVTALGIRLLTIVMMLLCEHDHKVYAASLHIHPNRAQFFEYESVTFYCEGLFHCEVVQEPKGKIPSCNKTNKRTPTGSSCSITNFYTDDSGEYWCSAGGGKRSNSVNITVTDGSVILEIPALPVMEGEAVTLTCRNKTTSSQTSADFYKDGVLISNSSTGNMIIQNVSKSDEGLYKCSISGAGESAESWFIVRALHTETHPSSSEHCRHISLILRTLFTTVMVPMMLLLILLLYREKLS